A genomic region of Metopolophium dirhodum isolate CAU chromosome 1, ASM1992520v1, whole genome shotgun sequence contains the following coding sequences:
- the LOC132935484 gene encoding uncharacterized protein LOC132935484 — MTCVAQNTKNIIIYLLVVCLFQMGNIHTIPVPQSSQTASTPDNTASETVDKTNSMTNDGTKTPINGVENVGDVFKSLVKNTGSTVSNVSSETGKCLKEIAQAGGRATLALGYLCSQLFDGLSATVATSSGYLASGVRNIDDIVGDLPILGTVTGTLDAVMTHVSNTVGEMSANGRKSRQKMIDGLREHLNRSSGRLPSNESSSTSSDSGKSDSIAAAAA; from the exons ATGACTTGTGTCgctcaaaatactaaaaatataataatttacttgttGGTTGTTTGTTTATTCCAG ATGGGCAACATCCACACTATACCCGTGCCTCAAAGTTCTCAGACGGCTTCCACACCCGACAACACGGCCTCGGAGACGGTGGACAAGACAAATTCGATGACCAATGACGGGACAAAGACGCCAATCAATGGAGTGGAGAACGTCGGTGACGTATTCAAGTCACTGGTAAAGAACACGGGCTCGACGGTATCGAACGTCAGCAGCGAAACCGGTAAGTGTTTGAAGGAGATTGCACAGGCCGGTGGCCGGGCCACGCTTGCTCTAGGATACCTTTGCAGTCAACTGTTTGACGGCCTCAGCGCCACCGTGGCCACCAGTAGTGGTTACCTGGCCAGCGGTGTCAGGAACATCGACGACATCGTTGGAGATTTGCCGATCTTGGGCACGGTCACGGGCACCCTCGACGCAGTCATGACGCACGTGTCCAACACCGTCGGTGAGATGTCCGCCAACGGCCGGAAGAGCAGGCAAAAGATGATCGATGGCCTACGCGAACACCTTAACCGGAGCAGTGGCCGTCTGCCGAGTAACGAAAGTTCTAGCACCAGCAGTGACAGTGGCAAGTCCGACTCTATCGCCGCCGCAGCTGCGTAG